AAGCTCAGGATGGCTTGAGCGGCGCACTCAGCCGTTTGATGGTGGTGTCCGAGCGTTACCCGGACCTCAAGGCCAACCAGAATTTCCTGGCCTTGCAATCCCAGCTTGAAGGCACCGAGAACCGTATCGCCGTGGCCCGTCGTGATTTCATCCAGACCGTGCAGGCGTACAACACCGAAATCCGTACTTTCCCGGGCCGTCTGTGGCATAGCGTGATGTACAGCGACTTGCCGATCCGCGCCACGTTTGAAGCCACCAGCGCCGATGCCGACAAGGCGCCGCAGGTGAAATTCAAATAACGCTGCCTTGAGGTGTCGATGCGTTTATTACGGATAGGCCTGGCGTTCTGGCTACTGGCTTGCATGGGCATGGCCCAGGCGGCCCTGACCTTCCCGGCATTGACCGGGCGGGTGGTGGACAACGCCCAGATGATCGACCCGGCAACGCGCCAGCAGCTCACTCAACAGCTGCAGGCGCTGGAGCAGACCTCCGGTGACCAGCTTGTGGTGGTCACCGTGCCCGACCTGCAGGGCGTCCAGATTGAAGACTACGGTTATCAATTGGGGCGCGCATGGGGCATCGGCCAGAAGGGCAAGGACAACGGCGCGCTGTTGATCGTTGCCCGTGATGAGCGCCAATTGCGCATCGAAGTCGGTTACGGCCTGGAAGGTGTGCTGACGGATGCGCAGTCCTGGGTGATCATCAACCAGGTGATCCTGCCCAAGTTCAAGACCGGCAATTTCAGCCAGGGCATCAGCGACGGCGTGGCGGCGATGATCCAGGTGGTGGGCGGTGAACCCCTGGCGGTGCCCGCCCATGTGGCGGATGCGAATTTCGCCAAGGATAACCCCGGGTTTTCCATCGGCCTGTTTATCCTGCTGATCGGCGTGTTGTGGCTGTGCAATCGCATGGGCTTGCCGGTAGGCGCTATCCTGCTGGCCATTCTCAGCAGCAGCGGCCGCGGCGGTGGTGGGGGCGGCGGTGGCGGTGGTTTCCGTGGCGGCGGTGGTGGCTTCGGCGGTGGCGGGGCTTCGGGCGGCTGGTAATGACAATAACGAGAAAAGAGCATCTACAACCATGGCATTACTGACTGAACATGAGCAGCGCCAAGTCGCCGAAGCAATTGCCCGGGTCGAAAAAAACACCGACGCAGAACTGGTGACCGTGCTGGCGGCGCGTGCCGACGACTACGCCTACATCCCGTTGCTGTGGGCCAGCCTGATCGCGTTGGTGGTACCGGGCGTGGTGCATTATTTGTCGGGCTACCTGACCATGTACACCTTGCTGTTGGCGCAATGGGCGACGTTTATTGTGTTGTGCCTGGTGTTTCGCTTGCCCAAGGTCACCACCCGCCTGATTCCCCGCTCCGTACGCCACTGGCGCGC
This genomic stretch from Pseudomonas synxantha BG33R harbors:
- a CDS encoding TPM domain-containing protein; the encoded protein is MRLLRIGLAFWLLACMGMAQAALTFPALTGRVVDNAQMIDPATRQQLTQQLQALEQTSGDQLVVVTVPDLQGVQIEDYGYQLGRAWGIGQKGKDNGALLIVARDERQLRIEVGYGLEGVLTDAQSWVIINQVILPKFKTGNFSQGISDGVAAMIQVVGGEPLAVPAHVADANFAKDNPGFSIGLFILLIGVLWLCNRMGLPVGAILLAILSSSGRGGGGGGGGGGFRGGGGGFGGGGASGGW
- a CDS encoding TPM domain-containing protein, coding for MALLTEHEQRQVAEAIARVEKNTDAELVTVLAARADDYAYIPLLWASLIALVVPGVVHYLSGYLTMYTLLLAQWATFIVLCLVFRLPKVTTRLIPRSVRHWRASNLARRQFLEQNLHHTLGSTGVLIFVSEAERYVEILVDDGISKRLDDSSWDAIVKTFTQQVKQGQTLAGFIACIEACGELLKVHVPVTQTRNELPNRLVVLE